AGGAAGAAGGCTTGCTTACAAGAGCAAGTGAACTAGGCGACTATTGGCAGGAAGGGCTACACACTCTGCGAGACTGCCCTCATGTTATCGACATACGCAATCTAGGCCTTATCGGCGCCATTGAGCTTGCCCCATTGACCGATGAACCAACTAAGCGTGCATTTTCAGCTTTTCTGCAAGCTTATGAAGAAGGAATTCTCATTCGCACAACGGGAGACATAATCGCCCTTTCTCCACCCTTAATTATCCAAAAGAATCAAATTGATGAGCTTTTTGGCAAACTACGCAACATTTTATTGCACTTAAAATAAGCCAAGAGGTTATCGCCTGAACCCAATTTGTTCACCAAAGGCACTTTGGGAAAGACAAACTCGATCCAATAAAGCCGCTTTATATTCAGCGGCTTCTAACTTGACATTTATCCATATAAAGGCCGAATAGGTGGCGTAATCTGCTTACTACAGAACCTGTTAATGCAAGTAACATGTAGTACTCTCAACTATGAGTATTTGCTTCAACAACCATAGACGAATGGATACCACCTAAGCTTTGCACAGAATTCCAATTTCAATTAAATGAGTCTTGAGAAATCTACTCAGATTCCTAAGGGGAGAAGCATATGGCAGGGATAGGTACCAATCACAGAATTAACGGTGATCGCCTATGGCAATCACTTATGGACATGGCTCAAATTGGCCCAGGTGTACGCGGTGGTAACAACCGCCAGACCTTAACGGATGAAGACAAACAAGGTCGTGACTTATTTGCAAAGTGGTGTGATGACCTAGGGCTTACACTAACCGTCGATACCATGGGGAATATGTTTGCCCGCAAGGAAGGTACTGACCCGAGTCTGGATCCGGTTATGATCGGATCTCATTTGGATACACAGCCCACCGGAGGGAAATATGATGGGGTTTTGGGCGTACTTGCTGGACTGGAGGTTATGCGCTCAATTCATGATCAGGGTATCAAAACCAAACGCCCAATTGAAATTGTAAACTGGACAAACGAAGAAGGAACACGGTTCGCCCCTGCAATGCTTTCCTCAGGCGTGTTCGCAGGTGTCCATTCACAGGAGTGGGCGTATGCTAGACAGGACAGCCAAGGCAAAACAGTTGGTAACGAGCTAAGCCGGATAGGCTATAAGGGGGAACTGACCTGCGGTGCCCGCAAGCTGCACGCCATGTATGAATTACATATTGAGCAAGGCCCAATATTAGAACAGGAAGACTGTCAGATTGGCGTCGTTACTCACGGGCAAGGCCTGCGCTGGCTGCAAATCACATTAACAGGAAAAGAAAGCCATACAGGCTCCACACCAATGCCTATGCGTGTCAACGCAGGACTAGGTGCAGCACAACTAACTAACCTAGTAAATGATATAGCATTGCGGTACGCTCCTTTGGCTGTTGGGGCTGTCGGTCAAATGAATGTCTACCCTAACTCTCGCAATATCATCCCCGGCAAAGCTATCTTCACCGTAGATTTTAGGCACCCAGAAAAAGACGTCATTACTGCAATGGAGCAAGCGCTTCGTTTTGAAGGGCAAAA
This genomic window from Pseudovibrio sp. M1P-2-3 contains:
- a CDS encoding Zn-dependent hydrolase, giving the protein MAGIGTNHRINGDRLWQSLMDMAQIGPGVRGGNNRQTLTDEDKQGRDLFAKWCDDLGLTLTVDTMGNMFARKEGTDPSLDPVMIGSHLDTQPTGGKYDGVLGVLAGLEVMRSIHDQGIKTKRPIEIVNWTNEEGTRFAPAMLSSGVFAGVHSQEWAYARQDSQGKTVGNELSRIGYKGELTCGARKLHAMYELHIEQGPILEQEDCQIGVVTHGQGLRWLQITLTGKESHTGSTPMPMRVNAGLGAAQLTNLVNDIALRYAPLAVGAVGQMNVYPNSRNIIPGKAIFTVDFRHPEKDVITAMEQALRFEGQKIVDDLKLSMEIECVGAFDPVKFDEGCVEKVRLAAERLCYKHRNIVSGAGHDACWINQVAPTSMIMCPCVDGLSHNEDEEISPEWAEAGANVLYQAVLETAEMDETVSFETT